From Brassica oleracea var. oleracea cultivar TO1000 chromosome C3, BOL, whole genome shotgun sequence, a single genomic window includes:
- the LOC106328520 gene encoding apoptosis-inducing factor 2 produces MERTEPESGNGRRVVVVGGGIAGSLASKSLQFDSDVTLIDPKEYFEITWASLRSMVEPSFAERTLINHKKYLQNGRVVTSPAVNITNSEVVTADGLVLGYDYLVIATGHNDVLPKTRQEKLSQYQSEYEKITSSESILIVGGGPSGVELAAEIAVDFPEKKVTLVHNGPRLLEFVGQKAADKAFDWLKTKKVEVLLNQRVDLSSASDGDKNYRTSGGERVHADCYFLCIGKPLSSKWLKGTVLNDNLDGKGRLMVDEYLRVKGRKNVFAIGDITDIPEMKQGYIAEKHASVATKNIKLLMSGGNEKKLSSYKPGSDIAIISLGRKDSVAQFPFMTVSGCVPGLLKSKDLFVGKTRKARGLDPNIVD; encoded by the exons ATGGAAAGAACAGAACCCGAATCAGGAAATGGGCGGAGAGTGGTCGTGGTCGGCGGCGGTATCGCCGGCTCGTTGGCCTCGAAATCCCTTCAGTTCGATTCCGACGTCACCCTTATCGATCC GAAGGAGTACTTTGAGATCACCTGGGCAAGTTTGAGGTCCATGGTGGAGCCTTCTTTTGCTGAAAGAACGTTGATCAACCACAAAAAGTACCTTCAAAACGGCCGTGTTGTGACTTCTCCAGCTGTCAATATCACCAACTCTGAAGTAGTCACAGCTGATGGGCTTGTCCTTGGATATGATTATCTTGTGATTGCTACAGGTCACAACGACGTGCTTCCCAAAACCAGACAAGAGAAGCTTTCACAATACCAATCGG AATATGAGAAGATCACGTCTTCTGAGTCAATTCTGATTGTTGGTGGAGGACCCTCGGGTGTCGAGCTTGCTGCAGAGATTGCAGTTGATTTCCCTGAGAAGAAGGTTACTTTAGTACACAATGGACCAAGGTTATTGGAATTTGTTGGTCAAAAAGCTGCAGACAAAGCATTTGACTGGCTGAAAACCAAGAAAGTTGAAGTTCTATTGAATCAGAGGGTTGACCTAAGTTCAGCTTCAGACGGAGATAAAAATTACCGAACATCAGGAGGAGAAAGGGTACACGCGGATTGCTATTTCCTCTGCATCGGCAAGCCTTTGTCTTCAAAATGGCTAAAAGGAACTGTTCTGAATGATAATTTGGATGGTAAAGGAAGGCTGATGGTCGATGAGTACTTGAGAGTGAAGGGTCGCAAGAATGTATTCGCAATTGGAGATATCACTGATATCCCTGAGATGAAACAAGGATACATTGCTGAGAAACATGCCTCTGTGGCTACAAAGAACATAAAGCTGTTGATGTCTGGTGGAAACGAGAAGAAGCTGTCGAGCTACAAGCCCGGTTCCGATATTGCCATAATATCTTTGGGAAGAAAGGACTCGGTGGCCCAGTTCCCTTTCATGACAGTCTCGGGTTGCGTGCCTGGTTTGCTCAAATCTAAGGATCTGTTTGTGGGGAAGACGAGGAAGGCAAGAGGTCTGGATCCTAATATTGTGGATTGA